The sequence GCTCGCGGTTGTCCTGGTTGTGCAGCACCGCCTGCAGGCCCTCCAGGCGTCGCGCGAAACCCTCGCGGGCTGGCGTTCCTTCGTCGCCTGCGCCGTACGCGTAGCCGCCCCAGTTGAGGTAGGCCGCGGCGAGGTCGGCGCGGCTTTCCCAGTTGCGCTCCTCGATCACGCCCTGCACGCCGGCCCCGTAGGCGCCGGGTTGCGCGCCGAAGATGCGCCAGCCGGCCTGGCGTCGGGCGCTTTCCTCATCCACTCCGGTCGCTTGTAGCTGCACGCTCTCGGCGCGTACGCGGGCGGCCAGCGGGTTCATGTCGTCTGGCTCGTCGAGCGCGGCCACCGCCTGCACCGCTGCGTCGAACAGGCGGATCAGGTTGGCGAAGGCGTCGCGGAAGAAGCCGGAGACGCGCAGGGTCACGTCCACCCGCGGACGGTCGAGCAGGCTCAGCGGCAGGATCTCGAAGTCTTCCACGCGCTGGCTGCCGGCCTGCCAAACCGGGCGCACGCCCATCAGCGCCAGGGCCTGGGCGATGTCGTCGCCGCCGCTGCGCATGGTCGCCGTGCCCCACACCGAGAGGCCGAGCTGGCGCAGGTGGTCGCCGTGGTCCTGCAGGTGTCTTTCGAGCAGTCGGCTGGCGGACTGGAAGCCGAGGCGGTAGGCGGTCGGCGTGGGCAGGTTGCGCACGTCGACGGTGAAGAAGTTGCGCCCGGTGGGCAGCACGTCGAGGCGCCCGCGGCTGGGTGCGCCACTCGGTCCGGCGGGGACGAAACGGCCTTCCAGTGCGGCGAGCAACTGGCCGATCTCGTTGCCGCCGCAGGCATCGAGTAGCGGTGCCACCTGTTCGCGCAGCTGGCGCAGGACCAGCGCACTCGCTGCGCCGGGCGCCTCGAGTTCGTGCTCGATCAGCAGCAGGGCGAGCAGTTCCAGGCGCTCGCGGGTGTCGCCGTTGCTGCGCCAGGGTTCGTCGCTGACTTCCACCAGCAGCGCCGGGCGCGGGCCTTCCCAGGCCTCGGCGAAGTTGCAGTCCAGCGGATCGCGGCCGAGCTTCAGGTCCTCGGCAAGCGCGCGCAGCAGGCTGGCGTTGCCGCCGCGACCATCGCCACGCGGGATGCGCACCAGCGACAGCAGCGTGTCGCGGCGCAGTTGGCCGACCGGCGATTCGCCGAACACATGCAGGCCGTCGCGGATCTGCGATTCCTTGAGGTCGCACAGGTAGGCGTCGAGCTGCGGCAGCCAGCTGTCTTCGTCGTCGTTCAGCTGCAGGCCGAGCTCGCGGTCGAGTGCGGCGGCGCGCACCGCGTCGAGGATTTCCCCGCGCAGCTGGATGGCGCGGCGCGGGTCCAGCAGCGAGGCGTCGTAGTACTCGTCGGCCAGGCGTTCGAGGTCGCGCAGTGGGCCGTAGTTCTCCGCGCGGGTCAGCGGCGGCATCAGGTGGTCGATGATCACCGCCTGGCTGCGGCGCTTGGCCTGGGCGCCTTCGCCGGGGTCGTTGACGATGAACGGGTAGAGGTTCGGCAGCGGGCCGAGGATCGCGTCGGGCCAGCATTCCTCGGACAGGCCGACGCCCTTGCCGGGCAGCCATTCGAGGTTGCCGTGCTTGCCGACGTGGATCACCGCATCGACGCCGAATACTTCACGCAGCCAGAAATAGAAGGCCAGGTAGCTGTGCGGCGGGACCAGCGCCGGGTCGTGGTAGATGGCCGCCGGGTCGAGCTGGTAGCCGCGCGCCGGCTGGATGCCGACGAAGGCCAGGCCGAAGCGCAGGCCGGCGACCATCATCCGTCCGCCGCGGAACATCGGGTCCTGCTCGGGCTCGCCCCAGCGCTCGCGCACGGCCTGCTGGTTGGCTGCGGGCAGGCGGGCGAAGCAGGCGAGGTAGTCGGCGAGCGCCAGGCTCTGGGCGCAGGGGCGCAGGTCGAGGCTGTCGAGGTCGTTGCTCACGCCGCCGAGCAGGCTGTGGATAAGCGAGGTGCCGTCCTGCGGCAGGCCGGCGAGGGGATAGCCCTGGTCTTCCAGCGCACGCAGGATGTTCAGCGCGGCGGCGGGGGTGTCGAGGCCGACGCCGTTGCCGATGCGGCCGTCGCGGGTCGGGTAGTTGGCCAGGATCAGTGCCACGCGCTTGTCGGCGTTTTGCTTGCGGCCGAGGGTGATCCAGCGCCGCGCCAGCTCGGCGACGAAGTCCATACCCGGCAGGTGCGGCAGGTAGCAGACCACGTCGCTCTGGCTGCGCTCGCTACGCCAGGCCAGGCCCTTGAAGCTGATCGGGCGGGTGATGAGGCGGCCGTCCAGCTCCGGCAGCGCAATGTGCATCGCCAGGTCGCGCGGGCCCAGACCCTGCGGGTTGGCGCGCCATTGCTCGATGTTGTCCAGCGAGCAGATGGCCTGCAGCACCGGCACGTCGCGGCGGAACGGCTGCGCCTGCGGCGTCTCGGGGTTCGACTGGGCGAAGCCGGTGGTGTTGATGATGAGTTCGGCGCCGGCCTCGTCCAGCAGCGCTTCGACCTGCTCCAGGCAGGCGGCTTCCTTGAGGCTGGCGACGGCGATCGGCAACGGGTTGAGCTGCTGGGCGCGCAGGCGTTCGCAGAAGCTGTCGATGAAGCCGGTGTTCGCCGCCTGCAGGTGGGTGCGATAGAACAGCAGCGCGGCGACGGGCCAGTCCGCATTCCACTCGGCTTGCCAGTGGGCGAGGGTGGCTGCGGGTTGTCGTGGATGGTGCAGCGCCACACGCGGCAAGGTGTGCGGCTCGCGCCACGGGTAGTCGCGCTTCAGGTACTGCGCGGCCAGGCAGGCGAAGAACTGTTGGGCGTTGTCCAGGCCGCCTTGGCGCAGGTACTGCCAGAGGCGTTCGGCCTCGGGCGGCGGGACAGTGCAGAGGGCGGTCAGCTCGGGATCGGGCTTGTCGTCGCCGGGGACGAGGACGAGCGTGGCGCCGCGCTCGGCCAGCGCCACCAGCTGTTCGATGCCGTAGCGCCAGTAGCCAACGCCGCCATGCACCGAGATCAGGATGACCTTCGCGTGCTGCAGCACCTCGTCGACGTAGAGGTCCACCGAGGCATGGTTCTGCAACTGCATGGGGTTGGCCAGGCGCAGGCTCGGGTAGTCCTCCGGCAGCGCGCGGGCGGCCTCGGCGAGCAGCGCGAGGTGCGAGTCGCCGCTGCAGAGGATCACCAGCTCGGCGGGCGTCTGGGCCAGGTGGGCGATGCCGTCGTCGGGGACGAAGCCGCCGGGTTGGGTGCGCAGCAGGTGCATGGAGCAGCCTCGGTGGTGGCTCTTCGTAGGAGCGAGCTTGCTCGCGAACCAAACCCCGCTGCGGAGTTGTTCGCGAGCAAGCTCGCTCCTACAAAAGCGTTATTGCGCCAGCGCCGTGCGCAGCTCGTTGGTGATGGCCGCCTGGTCCAGCTCCTGGCCGATCACCACCAGGCGCGTGGCGCGGGTTTCGTCGCTCAGCCACTTGCGGTCGAAGTGCTTGTCGAAGCGCTTGCCGACGCCCTGGATCAGCAGGCGCATGGGTTTGCCGGGGATGGCGGCGAAGCCCTTGATGCGCAGGATGCCGTGGCGCTCGACGAGTTGGCCGAGGGCTTCCAGCAGCGCGCGCTCCTCGACTTCCGGCAGGTCGACGTGGAAGGAGTCGAACTCGTCGTGGTCGTGGTCCTCGTGCCCTTCGTGATCGTGGTGGGTCGGACGGCTGTCGATATGCAGCTCGGCCTCGGCGTTCAGTCCCAGCAGCACCGAGAGCGGCAGCTGGCCGGCGCTGGCCTCGATGATCTTCACCGCCGGCGGCAGCTCCTCGGCGACGTGCGCGCGCACCTGGGCGAGGGTGTCGGCGTCGAGCAGGTCGGCCTTGTTCAGAACCACCAGGTCGGCGCTGGCGAGCTGGTCTTCGAACAGTTCGTGCAGCGGCGATTCGTGGTCGAGGTTCGGGTCCTGCTTGCGCTGCTCGTCCACTTGCTCGGGATGCGCGGCGAAGGTGCCGGCGGCCACGGCCGGGCTGTCGACCACGGTGATCACTGCGTCGACGGTGCAGGCGTTGCGGATTTCCGGCCACTGGAAGGCCTGCACCAGCGGCTTGGGCAGGGCCAGGCCGGAGGTCTCGATGAGGATCTGGTCGAGGTCGCCGCGGCGGGCCACCAGCTCGCGCATCACCGGGAAGAACTCTTCCTGCACGGTGCAGCACAGGCAGCCGTTGGCCAGCTCGAAGACGCGGCCGACGGCTTCTTCTTCCGTGCAGCCGATGGAGCATTGCTTGAGGATTTCGCCGTCGATGCCGAGCTCGCCGAACTCGTTGACGATCACCGCGATGCGGCGGCCTTCTGCGTTGTCGAGCATGTGCCGGAGCAGGGTGGTTTTGCCGGCGCCGAGGAAGCCGGTGACGATGGTGACGGGGAGCTTGGCCAGGGTTTGCATGTTCGCCTCTGCGCAGAGGACGGGATGCAGAGGCGCGCGCACGGAGCAGCCGTGCAACGGAAGCCGCCACCCGGATCACCCCGCCCGGTTGTCGTAATGCTGGTGCGAGGCAGGTCTCCTGGCTCGCGATCCGGCTTTCGCCTCGTCCTTCGCCTTCCCACCTTGCGGCAGTGGCATTCGAAGGAGTTCCGATCGCTTACAGTTGCGGGGGCAGCCGTGGCTTGGACCACGTTCCCTCTTAGCTTCGGCGCGCGGCCGAAGAACCTCGAAGGCGCACAGGCTACGCAGGCCGCCTGGGTCGGTCAATCGCCACCCGGCCGTTGACGGCGCGCGGGGCCCGTGCTGAGCTGCCCGGCGATTCCCCGCCCGAGGAGGCCCGCATGATCCTGGTTGCCGGATTGGGCTGCCGCAAAGATTGCGGCGCCGACGAACTGCTCGCCCTGCTGCGGGCCTGCCTGCGCGAAGCCGGGCTCGACGAGACGCTGCTGAAAGCCTTGGCCAGCAGCGAGGCCAAGGCGCTGGAGGGCGGCTTGCGCGAACTCGCGCGCCAGTTGCGCTTGCCGCTGGAGCTGCTGCCCGCCGAGCGCCTGTTGCCCTACGAAAGCCAGCTCAGCTCGACCTCGGCGCTGGCGCGCCAGGCCACCGGCAGCCCCGGTGTGGCCGAAGCCTCTGCGCTGGCGCTGGCCGAGGCGCTGGCAGAGGGCCCGGCGCGCCTGGTGCTGACCAAGCGCCGCAGTGCCAATGCCACCTGCGCGCTGGCCATGGCGCCAGTCGGGCTGGGGTAGACTGCGCACCTTTCCCGATCCGAAGCGAAGCCAGCATGACGGTCTATTTCATCGGCGCCGGTCCCGGCGATCCCGAGCTCATCACGGTCAAGGGCCAGCGCCTGGTGCGCACGTGTCCGGTGATCCTCTATGCAGGCTCGCTGGTGCCTGAAGCGGTGCTGGAAGGGCACAGCGCGGAGGTGGTGGTGAACACCGCCGAGCTGCACCTGGAGCAGATCATCGCGCTGTTTGCCGAGGCCCACGCCAAGGGCCAGGACGTGGCCCGCGTGCACTCCGGCGACCCCTCGCTGTACGGCGCCATCGGCGAGCAGATCCAGCACCTGCGCAGCCTCGGCATCCCCTACGAGATCGTCCCCGGCGTCACTGCGACGGCTGCCTGCGCCGCGCTGCTGGGCTGCGAGCTGACACTGCCGGATATCTCGCAGACGCTGATCCTCACCCGCTATGCGAGCAAGACGAAGATGCCCGAGGGCGAGCAGTTGGGCGACCTGGCGCGGCACCGGGCGAGCATGGCCATCCACCTGGGTGTGGGGCAGTTGGAGAAGATCGTCGAGGAGCTGCTGCCGCACTACGGAGCGGACTGCCCGATCGCGGTGATCCACCGCGCCAGCTGGCCGGATCAGGACCAGGTCACCGGTACCCTCGGCGATATCCTGCCCAAGGCCCGCGCCAAGGGCTTCAAGCGCACCGCGCTGATCCTCGTCGGGCATGTGCTGGGGGCGGAGGGCTTCACCGAGTCGTCGCTGTACAGCGCAGGGCATCAGCACCTGTATCGGCCTTCCTAGCGCTCCGGATTTTTCAGCAAGGGCGCCAGCAGCGCCTGCATGCTGCGCCAGTGCGAGCCCTCCCAGAACACCCGGTCGCAGGCGTCGCAGGCGAGGTAGCGGCTGTGCCGCGCGGCGATGCTCGGCGGCACCCGCGTACGGGCGAGCTCGGCCGGCAGTTCGTGCAGCGGATGGTTGCAGCGCAGGCACAGGCTGAACGGCCGCGCGCTGCGCGCCAGGTCCAGGCGCTCGAAGAGTTCGCGCAGCTGTGGCGCCGGCTTGCGCGCATGCAGGTAGCAGCCGTGGCTGATGATCCGCCGCTTGAGCAGCTCGCGGTCGCGGGTCAGCACGACACGCCCGTCGTGGGCGCCGATCTCGGCGATCTCGCCGTCCTCGAAAGCGTTGTCGTAGAGGGTGTCGAAACCGCTCATGCGCAACAGCGCGGCGAGCCCGCCGAGGTGCGCGTCGGCGATGAAGCGCAGCACCCGCAGCGGCCGCGTGCGCACCTTGAGCAGCGGGCTGATGTCCAGGCGTTCGAACTTCGGGTAAACGGCCACCCGGTCGCCATCCAGGATCAGCCGGTCGAAGCCCACCGACTCGCCGTTGAGTAGCACCAGCTCGACTTCCGTATGCGGCACGCCGAGCGCTTCGATCATGTGCTTCACCGTCGCGGATTGCGCACACACGCAATCGAACGCCCGCCGCCGACGCAGGCTCGGCAGGAAGTCGTTGAGCTCCTCGTAGAAGCGGAAGGTCGCGGTGATCATGCGAGGAAGTATGGCAGGCGGCCGAGGGGCGGCCAGGCGCGGTGGGCGGTTGGCGTCATCCCGTAGGAGCGGATCTCATCCGCGATGACCCACGCACCAATGCCAACCTGTAGGAGCGGCCCATGGCCGCGAAATCGCGGGCATGGCCCGCTCCTACAGGTGAACACCGTGCATTGGGGGGCGCGGATAAATTCGGGCGTGCAGGCCTCAGGCCTCCCAGTCGTCGCGCCGTTCGGCCAGCCCGTGGCGGATGTACCAGCGCACACCCAGATGCACGCCGAGCGCCGCCAGGACGGTGAGGAAGATGTGCAGGGGTTCGGCTTCCATGTCCTTCCCTCCAGGGTGATCGAAGGCTTCCAGCCTAACGCTGCGGCGGTCGGTCGCACAGGTACAGATCGGCCGCCGGACAGCGGAGCAGTTCAGAGCGACTGGATGATCCGCCCCAGGGTCTCCATGGCCTTTTCGCTGCGCGTCGTCCACGGGTGGCCGTGGTTCAGCCGCAGGCAGTGGCGGAAGCCGCGGGTGGCGGAGAAGATCGGCCCCGGGGCGATGCTGATGCCCTGGGCCAGGGCCAGTTGGAACAGGCGCAGCGCGTCGATTCGCTCGGGCAGTTCCAGCCAGAGGAAGTAGCCGCCGCTGGGGCGGGTCACCCGGGTTTCGTCGGGTAAGTGCCGGGCCACCGCGGCGAGCATCGCGTGCTGCTGGCTTTCCAGGGAATGGCGCAGCTTGCGCAGGTGGCGGTCGTAGCCGCCGTGCTGCAGGTAATCGGCGATGGCCGCCTGGGCCGGCACCGAGGCCGACAGGCTGGTCATCAGCTTGAGCCGGGCGATCTGCTCGTGGAAGCGCCCGCCGGCCACCCAGCCGACCCGGTAGCCCGGCGCCAGGCTCTTGGAGAAGCTGCTGCAGTGCATCACCAGGCCTTCGCTGTCGTAGGCCTTCACCGGCTTGGGCGCCTGCTGGGCGAAGTACAGCTCGGCGTAGACGTCGTCCTCGATCATCGGCACCTGGTGCTTTGCCAGCAGGCCGGCGAGGGCGCGTTTCTTGTCCTCGCTCATGCTGGCGCCGAGCGGGTTCTGGAAGTTGCTCATGAACCAGCAGGCGCGGATCGGCAGGCGCTCCAGGCTGTCGGCCAGCACGTCGAGGTCGATGCCCTCGCGCGGGTGCACGGGGATTTCCACGGCCTTGAGCTTCAGCCGTTCGAGCACCTGCAGGGTGGCGTAGAAGGCTGGCGCCTCGATTGCCACCAGGTCGCCGGGGCGGGTGACCACCTGCAGGCACAGGTTCAGCGCTTCCAGCGCGCCGTTGCTGACCACCAGTTCCTCGACCGGCAGCGGCGTGCCATTGACCATGTAGCGCAGGGCGATCTGCCGGCGCAGGGCGTGGCTGCCGGGCGTCATGTCGGCGACCGTGGCGCGTGGGTCCATGTCGCGCACCGCCTGGGCCATGGAGCGCGCCAGGCGTGGCAGGGGGAACAGTTCCGGGGCCGGGAAGGCCGAGCCGAAGGGCACGGTGTCCGGGTCCTTGATCGAGCTGAGCACCGAGAACACCAGCTCGCTGACGTCCACCTCGGTGGTCTGCGCCTCGTGGCGGGCGATCTCAGGTTCCGCCAGGTCGCGCCGCGCGTGCTCGCGGACGAAGTAGCCGGAGCGCGCGCGGGCGACGATCAGCCCGCGGTCCTCCAGCAGGTAGTAGGCCTGGAACACGGTGGACGCGCTGACCCCGTAGGTGCGGCTGGCGTGGCGCACCGAGGGCACCTTCTGCCCGGGGGCGAGCACGCCGCTGCGGATCAGCTCGGCGATTTCGTCGGCGAATTTCTCGTAGCGCTTCATCTTGTCCTGGGCGTGGGGCGAAGGCTCCCACTCTAGGCGCTGCGCGAGGTTGTCGCCATGCCGGAGCGCCATGCTCAGCGCCTCGGCGAGACGAAGGTGCTGGCGGCGTCGATCTGCTCATGGCCGTCACTGACTTCGAAGTGCAGCGGCACCGATCCGCCGGCGCTGCTCTGCGCCAGGCTGGCCACCGAGACGGCGAAGTCGCGAATCTCGCCGGGCGCGAGGCTCAGCTCCGGCACGCCCTGCAGGCGATAGCCCGAGGCATCCGCGAGGCTCAGGTGGTAGCGCTGCGGCTGCTGGGTCTTGTTGATCAGCTTGAGGTTGTAGATGTTCTCGATCTCGCCGGCGGCGTTCTCGCGGAACAGGCCACGGTCGCGGGCCACGTCCAGGTTGATCAGCGGCCGTGCTTCGAGCGCCCAGACGAAGGCGCCGATCATCGCCACCAGCACCGCCGCATAGCCGACCAGGCGCGGACGCAGCAGGTGCGTGCGGCCGCCTTCGAGGGCGCGTTCGGAGGTGTAGGCGACCAGGC is a genomic window of Pseudomonas knackmussii B13 containing:
- the mapR gene encoding GntR family transcriptional regulator MpaR (MapR regulates genes involved in Pseudomonas quinolone signal (PQS) production and anthranilate metabolism) translates to MKRYEKFADEIAELIRSGVLAPGQKVPSVRHASRTYGVSASTVFQAYYLLEDRGLIVARARSGYFVREHARRDLAEPEIARHEAQTTEVDVSELVFSVLSSIKDPDTVPFGSAFPAPELFPLPRLARSMAQAVRDMDPRATVADMTPGSHALRRQIALRYMVNGTPLPVEELVVSNGALEALNLCLQVVTRPGDLVAIEAPAFYATLQVLERLKLKAVEIPVHPREGIDLDVLADSLERLPIRACWFMSNFQNPLGASMSEDKKRALAGLLAKHQVPMIEDDVYAELYFAQQAPKPVKAYDSEGLVMHCSSFSKSLAPGYRVGWVAGGRFHEQIARLKLMTSLSASVPAQAAIADYLQHGGYDRHLRKLRHSLESQQHAMLAAVARHLPDETRVTRPSGGYFLWLELPERIDALRLFQLALAQGISIAPGPIFSATRGFRHCLRLNHGHPWTTRSEKAMETLGRIIQSL
- a CDS encoding cobalamin biosynthesis protein; the protein is MILVAGLGCRKDCGADELLALLRACLREAGLDETLLKALASSEAKALEGGLRELARQLRLPLELLPAERLLPYESQLSSTSALARQATGSPGVAEASALALAEALAEGPARLVLTKRRSANATCALAMAPVGLG
- a CDS encoding Mut7-C RNAse domain-containing protein, whose amino-acid sequence is MITATFRFYEELNDFLPSLRRRRAFDCVCAQSATVKHMIEALGVPHTEVELVLLNGESVGFDRLILDGDRVAVYPKFERLDISPLLKVRTRPLRVLRFIADAHLGGLAALLRMSGFDTLYDNAFEDGEIAEIGAHDGRVVLTRDRELLKRRIISHGCYLHARKPAPQLRELFERLDLARSARPFSLCLRCNHPLHELPAELARTRVPPSIAARHSRYLACDACDRVFWEGSHWRSMQALLAPLLKNPER
- the cobN gene encoding cobaltochelatase subunit CobN, encoding MHLLRTQPGGFVPDDGIAHLAQTPAELVILCSGDSHLALLAEAARALPEDYPSLRLANPMQLQNHASVDLYVDEVLQHAKVILISVHGGVGYWRYGIEQLVALAERGATLVLVPGDDKPDPELTALCTVPPPEAERLWQYLRQGGLDNAQQFFACLAAQYLKRDYPWREPHTLPRVALHHPRQPAATLAHWQAEWNADWPVAALLFYRTHLQAANTGFIDSFCERLRAQQLNPLPIAVASLKEAACLEQVEALLDEAGAELIINTTGFAQSNPETPQAQPFRRDVPVLQAICSLDNIEQWRANPQGLGPRDLAMHIALPELDGRLITRPISFKGLAWRSERSQSDVVCYLPHLPGMDFVAELARRWITLGRKQNADKRVALILANYPTRDGRIGNGVGLDTPAAALNILRALEDQGYPLAGLPQDGTSLIHSLLGGVSNDLDSLDLRPCAQSLALADYLACFARLPAANQQAVRERWGEPEQDPMFRGGRMMVAGLRFGLAFVGIQPARGYQLDPAAIYHDPALVPPHSYLAFYFWLREVFGVDAVIHVGKHGNLEWLPGKGVGLSEECWPDAILGPLPNLYPFIVNDPGEGAQAKRRSQAVIIDHLMPPLTRAENYGPLRDLERLADEYYDASLLDPRRAIQLRGEILDAVRAAALDRELGLQLNDDEDSWLPQLDAYLCDLKESQIRDGLHVFGESPVGQLRRDTLLSLVRIPRGDGRGGNASLLRALAEDLKLGRDPLDCNFAEAWEGPRPALLVEVSDEPWRSNGDTRERLELLALLLIEHELEAPGAASALVLRQLREQVAPLLDACGGNEIGQLLAALEGRFVPAGPSGAPSRGRLDVLPTGRNFFTVDVRNLPTPTAYRLGFQSASRLLERHLQDHGDHLRQLGLSVWGTATMRSGGDDIAQALALMGVRPVWQAGSQRVEDFEILPLSLLDRPRVDVTLRVSGFFRDAFANLIRLFDAAVQAVAALDEPDDMNPLAARVRAESVQLQATGVDEESARRQAGWRIFGAQPGAYGAGVQGVIEERNWESRADLAAAYLNWGGYAYGAGDEGTPAREGFARRLEGLQAVLHNQDNREHDILDSNDYYQFQGGMLAAAEVMQQRRVASYHGDHSQPDNPRIRTLKEELGRVVRARAVNPKWIAGMKRHGYKGAFEMAATVDYLFAFDATSELVDDHQYQLLADAYVLDPDTREFIRQHNPEALRDIAERLVEAQQRGLWEEPGEYREALENILVDSEEQ
- the cobM gene encoding precorrin-4 C(11)-methyltransferase codes for the protein MTVYFIGAGPGDPELITVKGQRLVRTCPVILYAGSLVPEAVLEGHSAEVVVNTAELHLEQIIALFAEAHAKGQDVARVHSGDPSLYGAIGEQIQHLRSLGIPYEIVPGVTATAACAALLGCELTLPDISQTLILTRYASKTKMPEGEQLGDLARHRASMAIHLGVGQLEKIVEELLPHYGADCPIAVIHRASWPDQDQVTGTLGDILPKARAKGFKRTALILVGHVLGAEGFTESSLYSAGHQHLYRPS
- the cobW gene encoding cobalamin biosynthesis protein CobW, yielding MQTLAKLPVTIVTGFLGAGKTTLLRHMLDNAEGRRIAVIVNEFGELGIDGEILKQCSIGCTEEEAVGRVFELANGCLCCTVQEEFFPVMRELVARRGDLDQILIETSGLALPKPLVQAFQWPEIRNACTVDAVITVVDSPAVAAGTFAAHPEQVDEQRKQDPNLDHESPLHELFEDQLASADLVVLNKADLLDADTLAQVRAHVAEELPPAVKIIEASAGQLPLSVLLGLNAEAELHIDSRPTHHDHEGHEDHDHDEFDSFHVDLPEVEERALLEALGQLVERHGILRIKGFAAIPGKPMRLLIQGVGKRFDKHFDRKWLSDETRATRLVVIGQELDQAAITNELRTALAQ